In Pelodictyon luteolum DSM 273, the genomic stretch GCTGCCCAGTCGTACAGGACGTAGACAAGGGCTACTGCGGCGGCTCCCGAGAGCACGATGGCAAGCAGTTCCAGAATGGTTTGCATGGTGGTGGTGTCTAAGGGTTAAACCTTGATCTGGACGATGCGTTTGAGCACCACGAATCCTACGGACATGAGCCCTGCGCCGATGAGCATGAGATTGTTGCCCCGGGACGTGGTCCAGAGCAGCGAGATATATTCAGGGTTGATGAGCGAGAGGACCATCATGAGCACAAACGGCATGCTTCCGAGTACCCAGCCCGATGCCCGCCCTTCGGATGAAAGGGTGCGGATCTTTCCGCGCAGCTTGATGCGGTGCCGTATCGTTCTGGCCAGCCCGTCGAACAGCTCGGTGAGGTTTCCTCCGGTCTCATGCTGGATCGTGAGCGAGATGACGAAGAAGTTGAGATCGGTGCTCTGCATCCGCTCGGCGAGACGGCCGATGGCCTCTTTGAAGGGAATGCCGAAACCGATTTCATCAAAGACAATCTTGAACTCGTAGCCTATCGGTTCCCCGAACTCCTGGCCAACCATGCCCATGGCCGGAGCGAGGCTGTGGCCTGCACGCAGTGCGCGTGAGATATGGTCAAGCGCTTCGGGCAGCTTGTCCTCGAAAGCCCGGAGGCGTCGGTCGGCCAGTTGCATCAGCCATAGGACCGGCATGCCGGCGACGGCTGCGGCAACCACCAGCGTGAGCAGGGGGTGGGTATGGCGGAGAAGGCCCAACGCCATCACCCCCGTAAACAGGGTGCTCATGAGGATCATGATGCGACGGGTAGTGAGAGGACCATGAGCTCGCAGTACAAGGTTTTCAAGCTGAACGTATGCTTTGAAGCGCCCACGCAGCCATTTTTCAATTGCGCTGTCTTTCTGGGCATTCTGCATGCCGCCGCTCCGTTTTCCATCGCTGTGAACAGCGTCTCGGACAGTCTGCAGGCGCTGCTTTTTCGTCTTGCTGCCGGCGCTTAAGTACCGGGCCCATGCCCAGTAGAGCAGGAGCGTCAGGAGCAGTGCGGCCTCGAATGCAAGGAAGGGGATCAGGTACTGTGCCATGATGAGTGGGGTTAATCGTTGGCGTCAGGATCGAAGAGTCCCTCGCTGAGCTGGATGCCGTAGGTGAGTATCTTCTCGTACACTTTGGGGCGCACACCCGTTGCCCTGAAGAGGCCTTCCACCGTTCCGTCCGGTTTCGTGCCGGTGCGTGTGTAGCTGAAGATTTCCTGGGTAGTGATCATTTCACCCTCCATGCCGGTGATTTCCTGGATGCTCGTGATCTTGCGGCTGCCGTCACTCTGCCGTGAGATCTGGATGATGAAGTGGATCGACGAGATGATGAGCTGGCGCAGCGCTTTTGTCGGCAGGCTGATGCCGGCCATTCCTACCAGATTTTCGAGGCGGCCGAGCGCATCCCGGGAGCTGTTGGCATGAATGGTGGTAAGGGAGCCGTCATGGCCGGTGTTCATGGCCTGCAGCATATCGATCACCTCGCTGCTCCGGACCTCGCCGAGCACGATGCGGTCAGGCCGCATGCGCAGCGTGTTTTTCACAAGGGCGCGCATGGTGATTTCACCTTTGCCTTCGATGTTCGGCGGGCGGGTTTCCAGATGAATGACGTGGTCGTGCTGGAACTGCAGCTCGGCAGTGTCTTCAATGGTGACGATGCGTTCATCGGCCGGGATATAGCCCGAGAGGATGTTGAGCAGCGTGGTCTTGCCCGAACCGGTGCCACCTGAAATGATGATGTTGCACTTGACCTTGACGAGTGCCGCGAGTAGTTCTGCAACGGCAGGCGTGAGGGTCTCTTTTTGCACGATGTCATCCATCTGCAGCGGCACCACCGAAAAGCGCCGGATGGTGAGGATCGGGCCGTCGAGAGCGAGCGGCGGAATGATGGCGTTGACGCGCGATCCGTCGGGGAGGCGGGCATCGACCATAGGGCTGGATTCATCGATGCGTCGTCCCACACGGGAGACGATCTTGTCGATGATCTTCATGAGGTGCGCGTCGTCGTTGAAGCGCACATCGGTCAGTTCGATCTTCCCCTTCTTTTCGATATAGACATTATGATAGCCGTTGACCATGATTTCAGAAATGGCCGGGTCGGCAAGGAGGGGCTCCAAGGGGCCGAGACCCATGATCTCGTTTTTGAGGTCGGCAATCAGTCGTGTTCGCTCCTGATCGTTCAGGGGAATGGCTTCTTCTTCGATGAGTTCCAGAAGGAGTGTTCCGAGCTGTGTGCGCAGCTGCTCGGGGCTCAGGCTCTCGATGGAGTTGAGGTCGATTCTGGTAAGGAGCTTCTGGTGCAGCTTCCTTTTGGTCGCATAAAAGTCCAGTCCCGGGGCGGCTTTGGCTTTTGCCGCCGGTGCGGGTGCCGGTGAAGTCTTCTGCTGGGCACCGGTTGGATTTGGCGGTGCCTCAACGGCCGGAACCGCCGGTGTTGAGGGAGCCACAACCCGTTTCGAGGTGAGACTCCAGCGGGCTACCTGATCTTTAAGCGTTGCCATAGCGAGTGTTTTTGGTTACTGCTGCCTGTAATCTCAGAGCTCCATTCAGTGAAGGCTTTCGAGAGTTTTGATTTCGGTGCCACCTGCATGAGCGGCTTGCCGACGAGGAGTGACTCCTCAAGGGCGTCGCTGTCGGAAGGGATGCGCCTGTTGATTGGTATCCCGATGACTTTCTCCATTTCGGTGCCGGAGAGACGCACGCTGCCCTCGGCACGGTTGAGGATGATTTCAATCCGTGAAACGGGCTTGTCGAAGTCTTTGGAGAGCTTGAGCAGCTGCCCCGCCCGGCGGAGCGAGGGCAGGGACGGGGAGGTGACGACCGCCAGATCGTCAAGGTGTTCGAGCGCCCATATCCCTACCTGGTCGAGGCATGAACCGAAGTCAAGCAGAATGTAGTCGTAACAGGTTGCGGCAATCCGGATGAGTTCGCTCACGCGCTCGGGTTCGATGTGCACGGTTTTTTCGAACGAAGCGGGTGATGGGATGAGCCGGAGCGTCGGGCTGATATGCTGCACCATGCTTTCGATGAGCGAACGGTCGAGCCGCTCGGTTTCAGCGGAAATGTCCGCCAGATCCTGCGGATGGTTGACTCCGGTGAGGTACATGTCGAGGTCCCCGAAGGGCAGGGAGATATCGATGGCCAGCACGCGGGTTCCGGGCTCCTGAGATAGCGCAACGGCCAGATTGGCCGCCAGGCACGAACCGCCATCTCCCCCCTTTGCAGAGACAAATCCCATGACCCGCCCCCTGCTGGAGGCTTTGCCGTTGCTGCGCAGACCTGCGCGCTCAATGACGCGCTGCAGTGTTTCCGGGGCGCTGTCGACTATGACCTCCCGCACACCGGCGCGCATCAGCGCCAGCAGCTGTTCGGGCTGGGACTCTGGGTGCAGGGCAATGACGGCGGCCTCTGGCAGGGCGAGGCAGAGCTTTTCAACTTCCAGGGTGTAGGGTGACTCGATTGGTTCAAAGCCTACGAG encodes the following:
- a CDS encoding type II secretion system F family protein; amino-acid sequence: MAQYLIPFLAFEAALLLTLLLYWAWARYLSAGSKTKKQRLQTVRDAVHSDGKRSGGMQNAQKDSAIEKWLRGRFKAYVQLENLVLRAHGPLTTRRIMILMSTLFTGVMALGLLRHTHPLLTLVVAAAVAGMPVLWLMQLADRRLRAFEDKLPEALDHISRALRAGHSLAPAMGMVGQEFGEPIGYEFKIVFDEIGFGIPFKEAIGRLAERMQSTDLNFFVISLTIQHETGGNLTELFDGLARTIRHRIKLRGKIRTLSSEGRASGWVLGSMPFVLMMVLSLINPEYISLLWTTSRGNNLMLIGAGLMSVGFVVLKRIVQIKV
- a CDS encoding CpaF family protein, whose amino-acid sequence is MATLKDQVARWSLTSKRVVAPSTPAVPAVEAPPNPTGAQQKTSPAPAPAAKAKAAPGLDFYATKRKLHQKLLTRIDLNSIESLSPEQLRTQLGTLLLELIEEEAIPLNDQERTRLIADLKNEIMGLGPLEPLLADPAISEIMVNGYHNVYIEKKGKIELTDVRFNDDAHLMKIIDKIVSRVGRRIDESSPMVDARLPDGSRVNAIIPPLALDGPILTIRRFSVVPLQMDDIVQKETLTPAVAELLAALVKVKCNIIISGGTGSGKTTLLNILSGYIPADERIVTIEDTAELQFQHDHVIHLETRPPNIEGKGEITMRALVKNTLRMRPDRIVLGEVRSSEVIDMLQAMNTGHDGSLTTIHANSSRDALGRLENLVGMAGISLPTKALRQLIISSIHFIIQISRQSDGSRKITSIQEITGMEGEMITTQEIFSYTRTGTKPDGTVEGLFRATGVRPKVYEKILTYGIQLSEGLFDPDAND
- a CDS encoding AAA family ATPase, giving the protein MKIVVYSPRPWEVPDTLLATGQHQLTRLVGEPGDMVRRLTAAQPDLVFLVGFEPIESPYTLEVEKLCLALPEAAVIALHPESQPEQLLALMRAGVREVIVDSAPETLQRVIERAGLRSNGKASSRGRVMGFVSAKGGDGGSCLAANLAVALSQEPGTRVLAIDISLPFGDLDMYLTGVNHPQDLADISAETERLDRSLIESMVQHISPTLRLIPSPASFEKTVHIEPERVSELIRIAATCYDYILLDFGSCLDQVGIWALEHLDDLAVVTSPSLPSLRRAGQLLKLSKDFDKPVSRIEIILNRAEGSVRLSGTEMEKVIGIPINRRIPSDSDALEESLLVGKPLMQVAPKSKLSKAFTEWSSEITGSSNQKHSLWQRLKIR